The following proteins come from a genomic window of Proteinivorax hydrogeniformans:
- a CDS encoding dicarboxylate/amino acid:cation symporter gives MAKGLGKKFVISIVVALILGAISGPLVRLFSQSLFDTLDTYLFSLVGDLFLQAISMLVIPIIFISLVVGTANIGNPRKLGKMAGKTIGLYILTTVIAISIGLLMGNLFQPGVGIDRTHQAEEEAYVEEELSVIDTIKSIIPENPIEAMAEGNVLATIFMALLLGLVMAIKHEETRQIFTLFEQAQKIIMHMITLIMYTAPLGVFGLMASSIGNAGMEVLAGMAYYSVLVIVGILIQMFVVYMILLVVFVRVSPVKFYKKLIKPLLIGFSTSSSSATLPVTLETVEDELGVHNDVASFVIPLGSTLNMDGTALVQGLATIFIAQAYGIDLSVGQQITVVIMATSASIGTAGVPGVGIVMLSMILRSVDLPVEGIGLVIGVDRILDMVRSAKNVAGDAVVALVVGNTEGKFDRDVLEN, from the coding sequence ATGGCTAAAGGACTAGGAAAGAAATTTGTGATCAGTATAGTTGTTGCCCTGATACTAGGTGCGATAAGTGGGCCGCTGGTACGATTATTTTCACAGTCTTTGTTTGACACTTTAGATACTTACTTATTTTCTCTAGTTGGTGATTTATTTTTACAGGCTATTAGCATGCTGGTAATACCCATTATATTTATATCCTTAGTAGTTGGTACTGCAAACATAGGAAACCCGCGCAAGCTTGGTAAAATGGCGGGGAAAACAATAGGCCTTTATATTCTTACCACTGTAATTGCTATATCTATAGGATTGTTAATGGGGAACTTATTTCAGCCAGGAGTAGGCATTGACAGAACCCATCAGGCAGAGGAAGAAGCCTATGTAGAAGAAGAGCTAAGTGTAATAGATACTATAAAATCAATAATTCCAGAAAACCCAATAGAAGCTATGGCAGAGGGCAACGTATTAGCTACTATTTTTATGGCGCTTCTACTAGGGTTGGTGATGGCCATTAAGCATGAAGAAACAAGGCAAATTTTCACCCTCTTTGAACAGGCTCAAAAAATCATTATGCACATGATTACCCTTATTATGTATACAGCTCCACTGGGTGTTTTTGGACTGATGGCCTCTTCCATTGGAAATGCAGGGATGGAAGTTTTGGCAGGCATGGCATATTACTCTGTGCTAGTAATTGTTGGTATTTTAATTCAGATGTTTGTTGTATATATGATTTTGCTTGTGGTTTTTGTACGGGTAAGTCCCGTAAAATTTTATAAAAAACTAATTAAGCCATTGCTAATTGGTTTTTCCACTAGTTCTAGCAGTGCTACCCTTCCTGTAACCTTAGAGACAGTAGAAGATGAATTGGGTGTTCACAATGATGTGGCTAGTTTTGTCATTCCCTTAGGTTCTACACTAAATATGGATGGAACAGCATTAGTTCAAGGGCTAGCTACAATTTTTATAGCCCAAGCCTATGGAATAGACTTATCTGTGGGTCAACAGATTACCGTTGTGATAATGGCAACCAGTGCATCGATAGGTACAGCAGGTGTACCTGGAGTAGGTATAGTAATGCTATCTATGATTTTACGCAGCGTTGATTTACCGGTAGAAGGCATAGGCTTAGTAATAGGTGTAGATCGAATTTTGGATATGGTGCGCAGTGCTAAAAATGTCGCTGGAGATGCTGTTGTCGCCCTAGTTGTTGGGAACACCGAAGGTAAGTTCGACAGAGATGTATTAGAAAATTAG
- a CDS encoding PTS glucose transporter subunit IIA, with the protein MLNFFKKTPKESKITAPLQGTIVNIEDVDDPVFSQKMVGDGVAINPENNEVVSPTDGQVIQVFDTKHAVGIMAKNGAEILIHIGLETVKLKGKGFKTLVKPGDKVKAGQVLITFDYKYLAENAKSLVTPVVITNTEEMELIEKIACENVKPQDTIMKLTKK; encoded by the coding sequence ATGCTCAACTTTTTTAAAAAAACGCCTAAAGAGTCTAAGATAACAGCACCACTGCAAGGTACCATAGTAAATATAGAGGATGTAGATGACCCAGTTTTCTCCCAAAAGATGGTGGGAGATGGTGTTGCCATTAATCCTGAAAATAATGAAGTTGTTTCTCCAACTGATGGACAGGTAATTCAGGTTTTTGATACAAAACATGCAGTAGGTATAATGGCCAAAAACGGAGCTGAAATTCTTATCCATATTGGCTTAGAAACTGTTAAATTAAAGGGGAAGGGTTTTAAGACTCTTGTTAAGCCAGGAGATAAAGTTAAAGCTGGTCAGGTACTAATAACATTTGATTATAAATATCTGGCTGAAAATGCTAAATCCTTAGTAACTCCTGTTGTTATAACAAATACCGAAGAAATGGAACTTATAGAAAAAATAGCTTGTGAAAATGTAAAACCACAAGACACAATTATGAAGTTAACAAAAAAATAG
- the nagA gene encoding N-acetylglucosamine-6-phosphate deacetylase, which yields MNRAKRGVFIKTVIKNGKVITPYEVLCGVEVVIAKGKITEIKATNDVDGTYDHVIDAQGKFLAPGFIDIHNHGNSGFDFMKSSYEAIENIASFHLKNGVTSFLATTITAPKEDLLKAVKSFKNYMIDTENKKDGLSQLLGVYLEGPYFAPNKKGAQPLKHLKKPQVKELTELLDVSGGMIKVVSLAPELDGATEVISFLKENGISPFAGHTDGSFEQTQAAISLGVIGATHLFNGMRGFTHREPGVAGAVLTDQRVMCELICDGIHVHPKAMELAYKLKGKNGIILVSDAMMAAGLPDGDYDLGGQKVIVKDKVARLEDGTLAGSTLTLSKAVANMVNMVNVPIHEAVGMATLNPAKVIGVADNKGSIETGKDADLVLFDENIKITDVIVGGKIRK from the coding sequence ATTAATAGGGCAAAAAGAGGTGTTTTTATCAAAACTGTTATAAAAAATGGAAAGGTTATTACCCCTTATGAAGTTCTTTGTGGAGTTGAAGTTGTAATTGCCAAAGGTAAGATAACAGAAATTAAAGCTACAAATGACGTTGATGGAACCTACGATCATGTCATCGATGCACAAGGTAAATTTTTAGCCCCAGGATTTATTGATATCCACAACCACGGAAACTCTGGCTTTGATTTTATGAAAAGTAGTTATGAAGCTATAGAAAACATAGCTAGCTTTCACCTTAAAAACGGAGTTACCAGCTTTTTAGCGACCACAATTACGGCGCCAAAAGAGGATCTACTAAAGGCAGTGAAAAGTTTTAAAAATTACATGATTGACACTGAAAATAAAAAGGACGGGTTAAGTCAGCTTTTAGGAGTGTATTTAGAAGGTCCATACTTTGCGCCAAACAAAAAAGGGGCGCAACCACTTAAGCATTTAAAAAAACCACAGGTAAAGGAACTAACAGAGCTGCTAGATGTATCAGGAGGAATGATAAAAGTTGTATCCCTAGCACCTGAACTTGATGGGGCTACTGAAGTTATCTCCTTTCTTAAGGAAAATGGAATATCTCCATTTGCTGGACACACTGACGGTTCGTTTGAACAAACTCAAGCTGCTATATCCCTAGGTGTGATCGGCGCTACTCACCTTTTTAATGGTATGCGAGGGTTTACTCATCGTGAGCCTGGTGTGGCGGGTGCAGTATTAACTGATCAGCGAGTTATGTGTGAGTTAATATGTGATGGCATTCATGTTCATCCTAAAGCTATGGAGTTAGCTTATAAGTTAAAAGGAAAAAATGGTATTATCTTAGTATCAGATGCTATGATGGCTGCAGGTTTGCCTGACGGTGACTATGATTTAGGTGGGCAAAAAGTCATCGTAAAAGATAAAGTAGCTAGGCTGGAAGATGGAACACTAGCAGGGTCAACCCTTACTTTAAGCAAAGCTGTTGCAAACATGGTTAATATGGTAAATGTGCCTATCCACGAGGCGGTTGGCATGGCTACTCTAAATCCTGCTAAGGTTATAGGTGTAGCTGATAACAAAGGAAGTATTGAGACAGGAAAAGATGCAGATCTAGTTTTATTTGATGAAAACATTAAAATAACCGATGTGATAGTTGGAGGAAAAATAAGGAAGTGA
- a CDS encoding MupG family TIM beta-alpha barrel fold protein, giving the protein MFNNSLGFAVYVSTFEQQKPILEKLTGSNAYVFTSFHIQEEFNNSYTLKAKQMCSWLSKKGFAIMGDVSPKTLEQFGHDSILDFAQHMGLSALRLDYGFDKEEIIKAYDKFSIIINASVEDSSIVEVVSPKQEVFAMHNFYPRPETGLDSEQFDSINQGYKKKGGKVLAFIPGDDVKRGPLYEGLPTLEKHRYISPYEAYLDLAINYKIDGICVADVRLSNRQLELIQSYISKGVISIPTQLTLEHEYLYDTVFTIRLDSPKSVKRLQESREYSCSGKTVQPNNCIFRETGSITMDNKLYGRYSGEIQILKTDLSKDEKVNVIGVVDEKYKNILKCIKNGAKIKFIAG; this is encoded by the coding sequence ATGTTTAATAACAGCCTAGGTTTCGCCGTTTATGTATCTACATTTGAACAGCAAAAACCTATTTTGGAAAAGCTTACAGGAAGTAATGCATATGTTTTTACTTCCTTTCATATCCAAGAAGAATTTAATAACTCCTATACTCTCAAAGCAAAACAAATGTGTAGCTGGCTTAGCAAAAAAGGCTTTGCCATTATGGGAGATGTATCGCCTAAAACCTTAGAACAGTTTGGACATGATAGTATTTTAGACTTTGCACAACATATGGGGTTAAGTGCTTTGCGCCTTGATTATGGGTTTGATAAGGAGGAAATTATTAAGGCTTACGACAAATTTTCTATCATTATTAACGCTTCTGTAGAAGATTCTAGTATAGTAGAGGTAGTTTCGCCTAAGCAAGAGGTCTTTGCTATGCATAATTTTTATCCCCGGCCTGAGACAGGATTAGACTCCGAACAATTTGACAGTATAAATCAAGGATACAAGAAAAAAGGGGGTAAAGTACTCGCCTTTATTCCTGGAGATGATGTCAAGCGTGGACCACTATATGAAGGCCTTCCTACATTGGAAAAACATAGATATATATCACCTTACGAAGCATATTTAGATCTTGCAATTAACTACAAAATAGATGGCATTTGTGTAGCCGATGTAAGATTGTCAAATCGGCAGCTAGAGCTAATCCAAAGCTATATTAGCAAAGGGGTTATTTCCATCCCAACGCAGCTAACTTTAGAGCACGAGTATCTGTATGACACTGTATTTACAATTAGACTAGACTCCCCTAAAAGTGTTAAAAGATTACAGGAATCAAGAGAATATAGCTGCTCAGGTAAAACAGTACAGCCTAACAACTGTATTTTTAGGGAAACAGGCTCCATCACAATGGATAACAAATTATATGGCAGATACTCGGGAGAAATCCAGATATTAAAGACCGATCTTTCCAAAGATGAAAAAGTAAATGTTATAGGTGTTGTTGATGAAAAATATAAAAATATATTAAAATGTATTAAAAATGGCGCAAAAATAAAGTTTATCGCAGGTTAA
- a CDS encoding PTS transporter subunit EIIC yields the protein MAKANRQLASEILKLIGGKENVSTATNCMTRLRVQLKDDSKAEIESLKATEGVLGVVEAETLQIIVGPGKAKKIADILVEEFGVTKESNVTEDWQENKESVKKGRKQSKLKTALETIASIFIPMIPAIIAAGIFNGFAGLIGTMIGEGTIPDTQAWNLTQTVFALIGHSFLGYFAIFTGINSAKRFGATEALGGMIGAMSIAPQIDQISQMVGLYNQEVPLESILTTGKGGIIGVIFGVYILSIVEKRVRKVVPDVLDLIATPLLTLLILAVLFVFIVMPVSGFISDVLVDALNVLIASENQVISVISGYVLAAVFLPMVLLGLHHGLIPIYAIQLESMGGVSLFPVLAMAGAGQVGAAIAIYIKANKVKNTRMKQIIAGALPAGILGIGEPLIYGVTLPLGKPFITAGLGAGFGGAYVMATNVLASAWGPSGLVAIPLMQDLSSIINFIIGIFVSYVGGFIVTQLFIKESDVADV from the coding sequence ATGGCAAAAGCTAACAGACAGTTGGCTAGTGAAATTCTAAAGCTTATTGGTGGTAAGGAAAATGTATCAACAGCAACAAATTGCATGACAAGACTGAGAGTCCAATTAAAGGATGATTCAAAGGCAGAAATTGAAAGTCTTAAGGCAACAGAGGGTGTTTTAGGAGTTGTAGAAGCTGAAACCCTACAGATTATTGTAGGCCCTGGAAAGGCTAAAAAGATAGCTGACATCTTAGTAGAAGAATTTGGCGTAACTAAAGAGTCAAATGTTACCGAAGACTGGCAGGAGAACAAAGAAAGTGTTAAAAAAGGTCGAAAACAGAGCAAACTTAAAACCGCGTTAGAAACAATTGCCAGCATCTTCATTCCTATGATACCGGCAATAATAGCTGCTGGTATTTTTAACGGGTTTGCAGGTTTAATTGGCACAATGATAGGAGAAGGTACGATACCTGATACTCAAGCTTGGAACTTAACTCAAACTGTCTTTGCCCTAATCGGGCATAGCTTTCTCGGTTACTTTGCTATTTTTACAGGCATAAATTCAGCAAAAAGATTTGGCGCAACAGAAGCCTTAGGTGGGATGATTGGTGCTATGTCAATTGCCCCTCAAATAGATCAAATTTCACAAATGGTAGGACTTTATAACCAGGAGGTACCGCTAGAGTCTATTCTTACAACAGGTAAAGGTGGTATTATAGGAGTAATTTTCGGAGTTTATATTCTTTCTATTGTTGAAAAACGTGTTAGAAAAGTTGTTCCAGATGTTTTAGATCTAATTGCAACACCTTTACTGACCTTACTAATACTAGCTGTTTTATTTGTGTTTATTGTAATGCCGGTATCTGGATTTATATCTGATGTATTAGTTGATGCTTTAAACGTGTTGATAGCATCAGAAAACCAAGTAATTAGTGTGATTTCCGGTTATGTACTAGCGGCAGTGTTCTTACCAATGGTGCTACTAGGTCTACACCATGGACTTATTCCTATTTACGCAATTCAGTTAGAGTCTATGGGTGGAGTATCCCTATTTCCAGTTTTAGCAATGGCAGGAGCAGGACAAGTGGGAGCTGCAATCGCAATTTATATCAAAGCCAATAAAGTTAAAAATACTCGTATGAAACAAATAATTGCAGGAGCACTTCCTGCTGGGATATTAGGTATTGGAGAACCTCTAATTTATGGTGTTACCCTTCCCTTAGGTAAACCTTTTATAACTGCCGGTTTAGGTGCAGGGTTTGGAGGAGCGTATGTAATGGCAACTAATGTGCTAGCTTCTGCTTGGGGTCCTTCAGGGCTTGTAGCGATCCCGCTAATGCAAGATCTAAGTTCGATAATCAATTTTATAATAGGCATCTTTGTTTCTTATGTAGGTGGATTTATTGTAACTCAGCTATTTATTAAAGAGTCTGATGTAGCCGATGTTTAA
- the murQ gene encoding N-acetylmuramic acid 6-phosphate etherase, whose translation MVNLKNMSTEQANIRTTNLDSMTILEALRVMNEEDAKVAESIKDELLHIEKAVKLVVAALKNGGRIIYMGAGTSGRLGLLDAVECPPTFGTDPEKVVGLIAGSHKAFGKAVEGAEDSENMGVEDLKNLNLCSTDIVIGIAASGRTPYVIGGLRYAQKVGCKTVGIACNKSSEVGSIADIAIEPVVGPEVLTGSTRLKAGTAQKMVLNMISTISMVGIGKVYKNYMVDVQQTNKKLQSRAINIVKNATEVDEGTAVKKLEEAKGSVKLAITMILLECDLNTAKERLKKSNGHVRKTLV comes from the coding sequence ATGGTTAACTTAAAAAATATGTCAACAGAACAGGCTAACATTCGTACTACAAACTTAGATAGCATGACGATATTAGAAGCTTTAAGGGTAATGAATGAGGAGGACGCAAAGGTTGCTGAATCTATCAAAGATGAACTTTTGCATATTGAAAAAGCTGTTAAACTAGTAGTAGCTGCTCTAAAAAATGGTGGTAGAATTATTTATATGGGGGCAGGCACCAGCGGTAGATTAGGACTTTTAGATGCTGTTGAATGTCCGCCTACTTTTGGCACAGACCCCGAAAAAGTTGTTGGCTTAATTGCTGGAAGCCATAAGGCTTTTGGCAAAGCAGTAGAAGGGGCAGAGGATAGCGAAAACATGGGGGTTGAAGACCTAAAAAATTTGAACCTATGCTCAACCGATATAGTTATCGGCATAGCGGCCAGCGGAAGAACTCCTTACGTGATTGGAGGGCTTAGGTATGCTCAAAAAGTAGGGTGTAAGACTGTGGGCATTGCTTGTAACAAATCTTCTGAAGTTGGTAGCATAGCGGACATAGCCATTGAGCCTGTTGTAGGTCCTGAAGTACTAACTGGTTCCACTAGGTTAAAGGCAGGAACAGCCCAAAAAATGGTGCTTAACATGATATCAACAATATCTATGGTGGGCATAGGTAAGGTGTATAAAAACTACATGGTAGATGTACAGCAAACTAACAAAAAGCTTCAATCTAGAGCAATTAATATTGTTAAAAATGCTACTGAGGTAGACGAAGGGACGGCAGTAAAAAAGCTTGAGGAAGCAAAGGGTAGTGTTAAACTTGCCATAACTATGATATTGCTAGAGTGCGACTTAAATACAGCAAAGGAAAGACTAAAAAAATCCAACGGTCATGTACGCAAAACTTTAGTATAA
- a CDS encoding MurR/RpiR family transcriptional regulator codes for MKIASVKLREFRTQASMTEKEIINFILANPKITIEMTVHQLAEQTFSSPSSIIRMCKKNGFSGYKDLCNSLIYEQALRQRSKTYEKNKITKSDSIKEIVDKVTYRNIVSLEDTRDLLDEHTLSKCISLIENSHNLYFFGIGSSSIVAKDAQQKFLRLNQNCFVSEDWHLQLLTARNMTKNDLGVVISYSGQTEEMIECAKAMQQNAVPTISITKYDASPIVGICDYNLYVAANESTFRSGAMSSRTSQLNVIDILYTGFANTRYEDSLDLIAKTHIRKGTKNG; via the coding sequence ATGAAAATTGCATCAGTCAAGCTAAGGGAGTTTCGCACCCAAGCAAGCATGACAGAAAAGGAAATAATAAATTTTATTTTAGCAAACCCTAAAATTACTATAGAAATGACTGTTCATCAGCTAGCAGAACAAACCTTTTCGTCTCCTTCCTCTATTATAAGGATGTGTAAAAAAAATGGTTTTTCTGGTTATAAGGATCTCTGTAATTCCTTGATTTATGAACAAGCGCTAAGACAGAGAAGTAAAACCTATGAAAAAAACAAAATAACTAAGTCAGATAGCATTAAAGAAATTGTGGATAAGGTAACTTATCGAAATATTGTATCTTTAGAGGACACTAGAGATTTGCTAGATGAACATACTCTAAGTAAATGTATTAGTCTGATAGAAAATAGCCATAATTTGTACTTTTTCGGAATAGGCTCCTCTTCGATAGTGGCAAAAGATGCCCAACAAAAGTTTTTGCGCCTTAATCAAAATTGCTTTGTAAGTGAAGACTGGCACTTACAGCTACTTACGGCACGCAATATGACGAAAAATGATCTAGGTGTTGTCATTTCCTATTCCGGGCAAACAGAGGAAATGATTGAGTGTGCAAAGGCTATGCAACAAAATGCAGTACCCACTATATCTATAACTAAATATGATGCATCACCTATAGTAGGAATTTGTGATTATAATTTATATGTCGCTGCTAACGAGTCTACATTTAGAAGTGGAGCGATGTCATCAAGAACTTCCCAACTAAATGTAATTGATATTTTATATACAGGTTTTGCAAATACCCGATATGAAGATTCTCTCGATCTAATAGCCAAAACACACATACGAAAGGGGACTAAAAATGGTTAA